AACAGACAAGTTTTGGTAGATACAATAAATCAGACTGATTTTATTACACATCTTATTTTAGGATCACTTTTACATTCCTAGCCAAAAAAGatgatacaaataaatataagTTGTAAAACCTATTGACAGAACTAGAGATGTTCTTTGTCTACAGGTCACCTAAGAAAAGATCAAAATCAGTGTAAGACCAAGGAGTGAAATCTCATAGACAGTTATGCCCACAAGCACCCTTGGGCACTTCATTCCAGAAACAAGAGAAATCGGGCTGAGAAGGGTAAGGTAGTAAGTGCCTAAATCATAGGGAGCTAAATGACCACTGCATGGTGCAGAGCAGCCACGCACCACTGTTCTTGTTCAGTTCCAACTGAGCATCTGATTATGGTTTTTGCATTGTGCCCATATGTTTTTCTCATTTGTCTATGTGTTTAACACTGTAGAAAGCAAGCCACAAGAATCACTTCTTCCCCTTTTACGGCCTGGTTGTATGATCAGATATCAGAAATTAAAAGACAGGACAGATAAAATATCCAGATTTACAGGAATCAATGCTTCTCTGAAACTCGGCAATGGATCTAGACACAGTGAGGAAGGACTGCAACTAGAGAGTTCTGTATTAAAACCAAAAGTCTGTATAATGCATCATTACAGTTCAAAAGGTCATCACAGAGGTATATGTTCTAAGATTCAAGCAGCATGCAAACCTTTCAACAAAGGATGATCAGACCTTTATTAATCTGAAGTGCTGTAATTTCTTTGTGTTCGGTTTCATGTGGGATTTGACTCTGGAACAGAAAAGCTACCCTTACTGGATGtaacttgaaaaataaaatcGTATCCAATTATACAGAGCAGAGCAAAGCGCAGGAGGATTTTAAACATTCCTCTGAAGAGACTGATTGTGCACACTCTCCCAGGGCCTCTTCCAGGAACTTGGTGGATTTCCTGTCTTCTTTGGCTGTTAGCCTGCAGGAAGTCCAGATGGTTCAGATCATACCCACATGCAGCAGAGAGGCACAAGCCTGGCAGGATCACTTGTTAGACATGTTGATCCTGAACTTCACTAACGTTGTACAATTTAACACAAATGTATTCATTTCACCCCAACATCACTGCCAcaaaatgtctgcactgcaattaaatacccgtggctggcctgtgccagctgacttgggctcacagggctcaggctcagaggctgtttaattgtggcatAGATGCGTGGGCTTGGACTccagcttgagctctgggaccttgcAGTGTCCTggaactcaggctccagcctgagcccaaaagtcTACCCCACAATTAAATAgctccttagcctgagccccacaagcccaggCCGGTTGTCCCAGGCCAGCCAcaagtttttaattgcaatgtagacataccctatgcaTCTAAAGGGGTAGGTCAATCAGAGTGAGAAGCTGAAAGCTGCTGTTGCCCTGAGATTTGCTTATTCTCTCTTATTCACTGGACATACTATTTAAAATAGAGCTGTGGGTAAAGGTAACTAAAAGTCAATTTTATACTTTGCCTACCccattccctctctctcaccTCAATGTATACACATTTATAAACAGGGCTTTCTGAGGTATAGCCATTCCAGCATATTAACAGTAAAAGCAGAACAGTCTGGGTTTGGGCTGTGATTTCCAATGTACTTATTCCTGCCACATGGGAAATCTTACAAATTTCATACAGAAACCCGGTGGTATAGTAGCGAGTGAAGAAGCATAGCTATATCATGTATATATTACCATCTCAGGCTATACAGTCACTTCATCTCATTTCAATTCTCTGAATACTTAAAACTATACAATCCTCTTTTTCAATTATGAAGTAAACAAGATTATATACCGGGGGGGTGGACAACCGTTGACACTCTGTTTTATACCACAAGAGAGAATTAAAAGGCTTTTTGTACAGAAAACAGTGGTTTATAAAAAGGAAGGTTATGCCAGGCTTCCATCATTAGAACAGCAGGAAATAAGCAGATGGCTCCTCCCTCACCCATAGGCAAAACTCTCCTCCTCgcatcaaaatttaaaaaaatattcatctgGTCCTCATCCAGAAATATACTCCTTGAATCAAAGAAGCTGATTTAGAACTTAATCCAAGTCCACCTGAGCAGCTGACTCACCAAAGCACCATGCCAGCAAGATGCAGAGGAGAGCTTTAAGCTAGAAGTGTTGTGTTCCTTCTGCTCATGGCGGTCAGATACAATGGAGTTTTTCCAGACTGGACAGAGTCAGTCAATGGATACTTAACAAGAACACAAAGTGGAGTCCCTACATTAGAGTATTTCTAAAAACAGGCAAGTTCTCATACACTGGTCAGTTTAGGGAGAGGTCATCTGCGAGGGAGAGGTAATGGGTAAAAACAATCAATCACAGGACAACAGTTGACaacaatcaagaaaaaaaaatagcccaATATACAGGGAACTAAAACTTACAAGCTGAACAGTGAGATGCAAGACAGAAACACCTTACTCTGTCTTCTGAGCCCATCCAATACAGCAGTTCCCCTTTCCCCACTGGACCATGCAGGCCTGTGATATTAGTCACAGGGCAAACTTTGAAAAGATACCACCTAAAGCAGGAGTTCTTCCCCTTTCAATTTCAGTGTACCACCCCTGGGATTTATATCAGATTTCCTTGCAACCCCAGACTGGTGATGACACATTGCCCTCATTCCCATCTAGCCTCACTGTATTCAGGAAAGCTTAAGACTGAAAAGGGAATGTTCTTAACTTGGAGAACGATGAAACACAAAAGGCAGCTCCTGCACTGAAGCGCCTCATAACATCAAGGGAAAGATTGCATACTTATCAGAATAGTGCCGTCTAATATGGCTTTGCCTCATAGTGCTCCAGATTCCATCCATGCCATAGGGAATGGCAGAACTGGCCATGTGTGCCTCCTGGCAGAGACCTAGCCCAAGCTAGATCTACATTTCCTACAAATGGTGGAAGATCTGAGAAAATGGCCATACATGGTGTAGGGTTTAGATATTCAGTATGGACGCTGGTCTAAAATGCCAGGtgtgggatggaggagagagagtggaAGAGAGCTAGTATGGAGCTGGCACTGGTATGCAGATTTATTCTTTGACAAGGTGGTCCCTGTCAATAGGGGTTGAGTCTTTAGCAGGGCAGTTCAGAAGAGCTCTTACTGATGTCTGTAAACAGATAGAGAACTTCAGTTTCTATTGCTTCCATTCTACAGGAGCAAAATATACTTCCAAGATCCTCTCTTGTTCTACATTTCTAAAGGAAAGCGGAGAGGTCTAGCTTGAAGTGCATGGAAACAGCTCTCCAATCCTACCCATCTCAGGGTTGTTCAACCCAACTCTAACCCCAGATGAAGCCATTCTTTCAatagaaagaggggaaaaatgcACCTAGTCCAGTTTGGATACGCCCTCCACTTTTTAACCTCACTAAGTTTTCATCCTGAGGTTCTGAAGAGTTGATTCTGTTGAGATGACTTTCTACTCTTTCCTGTTGCCCAACAGCAAGAGAGCCCAGTACACCAAGGGGGCTGGAACTGAAGGAGAGAGGGTGATGCTGTGAGGTGATCCTCATGCTTCCCATTGCTTCTAAAACACTTTAACGTACCTCATGCATTTCTGATTTCCTATCTAAAATCTGTTCCCAATAGGGGCTGATTGCTAGATTGTGAGCAAATCTTTTCCTGCAAGGTTCAGCACACCTGGGACTGGCACATTTTGACACAAGTCAGTTAAACTGCAAAGAGGCCATTGCTATTCCCCAAAGGAAAGGGCTTGCAGTCTGGCTGAGAGTCTTCTCTGCAGGTTTTCACTTGTCTTTGCTCTCAGAAGGCAAATGCTGTTCACGCCCTGGAGAGGAATTGCTATTTTTACTTAGGAACTAGCCCCCGGGACTGTGGATAAAGCTGAGACCCAGAGGTGCCTGAGGAAGAGGATCCCCCTGATTTCCTTCCAGTTTTAGGCCTGAAGAAGTAAAAACAAAGAAAGTTGCCTGTTACACATCAAAACGAATCTCCCAAAAGCTGAATGAGTTTGACTGGATATAATTCTCTATCAATCTCATCTTGCTCCTCTGCCTTATTTACCCATCTCTCTCCACCTACCTCAGGGCTCATTTAGTTTTCATCCCACTGACCAGTCCTGCAGACAGATAGTGACCTATGCATACATACATTGCTGACTAGGTTCCAATGGACAGAGCTGGACATAACCTACTTTCTACAACTTGACTCACCtggattttgattttttatttgaCATGCTCTCAAAAGTGGAGGCATCCACCTGTATCTCATCTTCATCCTGCAGAGCTGCTTCTAGAGCAGCCTGCACTTTAGGAGCAATGGCTGGGCCCTCGTAGTCTCTGGTTGTTCGGCTAGGCATATCTAGCTCCAGTAACACAATGTTTTCTGCCTATGGAAGCAGAACCAGAACCATCAATGTCCACACATACTCATACTTTCCACAAACTATACTGATGTATTCCATGCTTTGATAAGGATTGTTACAAGAACTCCTAGATTTACTGGAAATTTAGATATCCCATGTGCTCATGGCCTTTTACCCTTGTCACACTCTCAGGCCACTTCATTCTCTCTGGCTTGTGACTTTCCTATCATCCTGCTTAAGCTTTTACTTTGTCACTTTCCATCTACACCAGGTGAACGTAACTTAGTAGCAGCATGAAGGTGATAAACTCTTCTTGAACAACACCAGACTGCTGGGTTTAAGACACATTTTTAATATGTCAAGATGGAGGCTTCCTCTCCACAGTCTTCTGCATCTGTCACACAGATTATGTATATATCCTCAGAAATTcatacttctctgaaaacaagAGGAAAACAGATGCAGGCTGCATCCTTGTTTGGGCTTACCCTATAGCGGGCCTCTGGACGAATCATCATGGACATCCTGGCATGCTGACTCAAAGGCCTCTTGTATCCCACTGCTGACACTGGCCTTTTCATCATCTGCTGGTTACTGAAAAGGAGATGATTACTGAATCTATCACATGTCAAAAACTGacatgatttttcattgtttgaataaatcaaaatatctccttccttagaatctccttccttagaggtttttaaggtcaggcttgacaaagccctggctgggatgatttggttggagattggtcctgctttgagcagggggttggactagatgatctcctgaggtcccttccagccctgatattctatgatctgcaATGCACCGAGGCAATCCAGTGTATCTATTTGGAAAAAGAAGATTGCTACAGGCACCTAGGAATGTTCTCCAACTGGACAGTAAAAACCCAGCAAGTGGTATTAGATACAGTCCTTCACAAGTTTGCCTCTCCAATTTCTTGTTTTGTGCTTACTGTGGGGTTCCTATAGTACAAACCACAGGATGATGTGGAGTGAAAGGGCCAGAGGAATGTACATTTGCTCTTTGGAACCTCTTATATATAGTCAGGATTTGCCAACAGTTTCTATACACTGGCCTCTGAGATATCTTATCTTTAAAACAGGAAATAACTATGGTAGTAGATATGTTGAATCTGCTGACTTTTTAAATGGTAAACACAATGCTATATGTAGTTCGCAAATCAATTTGCAATCCTTTGGAagaaaaatggtgtgtgtgtgtgagagtgtgagtgtgagtgagagGGAGACATTATCAGTAGAAATTCCTTCCTCTCCTCACAGGTTAGAATTTTCCTAACTCTGCCTTCACCTTTACTGTACTCAGGTTACAGTTTGGCTAAAACTTTATTCTGACTTTAAGCACTCTTGCTGGATGAGGCTAAAACTGTGTGGAGAATCTTGCTCTGGCCAGCTTAAAGTCTTCATGTGATCCAGTCTTAAAGTAAGGTTAGGGGGTAAACTCACTCCAGCCGGGTTATGGGATGCAGTTTCCACTGGTCTTCCTCTTCATCAAAGAAAGATCTGTTCATGATCTTGTTCTTTTCCTCCAGGGGAATAAAGTTTTCAATAATCAGGTGCCTGTAGATAACAGACAAGAACAAAGATGGGACATATGCAAACAGGAGAATTAACATCTCTGTTTTGAATCTCCCCACCACCTCTCCAACATAGCCCTAGACAAAGAGAAGGAATTTCTAGTTCTCTCTCTTGTTCTGTAAGCAATTGGCTTGCAATCCACTCCCAAGAATAAAATGGCTTTAGTAAGAGTTAAAGGCAGCATATGGAGCAATGGGACCTACTTTAGTTTTAACTCCCTGGTAAGCTCATTCTGGGTCTGTTCTAGTTCTTGCCGCTCCTTGATGTGCTCCTCCTGGAGGTCATGGATCTCTGCCTTCACAGCTTGCAGCTTGGAAAATAGCTGGAAAAGGTGAGAAGAACCAGAGCAATGACTATTCAATGTTGCTATCACCTTCACATGCAGTGCCATTCAGTTTCTAATCCATCTGACCTAGCATTATTTACTTTTTACCTTTTTGAGTTTTTTGGTTTTGATGTCCACCTCTTGCTGTAGGGAACTATAGGTCTCTTTCAGCTCCAATGTTTCCTCATCCTGACTTTCCATCTGTTGCTGGATTTCTCGCTCCCGACGTTTCTAAACAATACCACAAACAAGACTAGATCAACACTGTCATATTGTTGCCTTTGGTGCCTGCACACATGAAAGCCACATCCAAGgcatccctttagcctgggatccaggactcctgatctagattcaagtatcagagggatagccctgttagtctggatctgtaaaagcagcaaagagtcctgtggcaccttagactaacagacgtattggagcatgagctcacgaagctcatgctccaatacgtctgttagtctataagatgccacaggactctttgctgccttagATTCCAATTTCAAGTTGTTTTTTACCTTAGAAAAAACAAGAACATCAACCCTGTGTTTATTTGACTTTGAAGAGTTTGTTGGGCGCCTCATAGGACATTTATTGTGAATAAGCTCAGTTAAAGAAGTGGGAGTGTTGAAACCGTAGCAAGAACTTTCCTTCTCCAAAATCTTAATTAGTCATTGCAGTTAAATAtgcaccaacacacacacaaaataccaaAAGTTGTAAATAGTCTGACTAAATACCCCTCCCCTCATTTAATTGCTGCAGCTTTCACTCTCTAGGGCCTTAAGATGATATCATTTCATCAGTTCTCCACCACAGAAATTTCTAACCAAGACAGGACCAGTCTCTAATgtaaaaaacaatgaggaaaaaagTTTACAGGCCTTCTCTATATATCATAAAGCAGTAAAAAGGACACaagtcctttttctctctcttttgccagTAATCATTAAACTAGGGCTAGGGATCAATCATTAATCTCAGGAACACTAGTTTATAGTTTCTCTTACCTTCATGTTTTCTGAATGGTCTAGAATAGCAGCTCTTTGctacaaaataataaattggtTCCCCCTCTCTTACCTGTTCTGCAATTTCCTGACGTTTCTGCTCCAAGATTTTCTGCTGTTCATTTGTGTGATCCACAATGTTTTTCCCTCCAACAAGGAGCTTGCTTTCCATTGCCTGAAAGAAAAAACGTACTGAGAGGTTAACCTCTCAGGCAGCCATGTAactcatcctttttaaaaaaaactgtaacAACTTCTCAGATAGTTACCACTGAACTCTCCTTTATAAGGGGTATCACTCACTCAACATCCAAATTTAAACCTGTTATGGAAATTGTTCTCTCTGTGAAATCCTAATAATTGTAAGGTTAATGCACTAGTAACTTGTTTTGTGTTCTGCATTGTGGCAATCTGTCCCACATTTTGTCTGAGAGGTTGACTGGAggctttcatatatatataaatttctaACAATCAGTAACAGAAGGAAGCTTGTTAATAAGTTACAGCATAATAAGTGTGTATATCACATTTAATCTCTTGTACTGACTTCCCAGGGACCAGTTTAAATTATAAAACATATTACAAATGTGAACCACTAAttctaaaatcaatttttaacGGAATTCCCACCTCTGTCTACATaaagttgatttttaaaactTGACTCAGGCACACCCCCTCACTATTACTCTGAAACTTTCTCTACATGGTGGTTATCATCCCACTTTGATGAACTGCCATCCTTCCCTAAACCCAGAGAACATTCCCTTCAAGGAATCCAACAAGCACTCTACCTTGATTTTGGCACCCAGCAtttctgctgcttccttctctcgCTTCAGATCCTCcatcttcttctccttctcctttagCAGCCTCATCTTTTCTTCTGCCACCAAGCTGTGATCCTCTACAATAGCTTTCTTCTCAATTTCCAGCttttcctgctgctccctccagTAGTCATCTTTGTCATCCCCTTCATCACCCTCTTctccatcctcctcttcctcttccccaccatctcttctcctttctctcctctttcttttgccAACAGACCTTTTTTCCAATTGTGCCTTGAGCCGAGCGATTTCTTCCTGGAATTCTCGTAGCAGTGCATCCTTAGGATCCTCATTAACTCTTGGTTTGTTCTTGATGTTTTTGGCACGGTTGGCATATCGCAGGGTAGTAAGAGTTTCTTCTACATTGTAAGAGGCAG
The window above is part of the Chelonoidis abingdonii isolate Lonesome George chromosome 14, CheloAbing_2.0, whole genome shotgun sequence genome. Proteins encoded here:
- the KIF3B gene encoding kinesin-like protein KIF3B, with product MSKLKSSESVRVVVRCRPMNGKEKAASYDKVVDVDVKLGQVLVKNPRGTSHELPKTFTFDAVYDWNSKQFELYDETFRPLVDSVLQGFNGTIFAYGQTGTGKTYTMEGVRGDPEKRGVIPNSFDHIFTHISRSQNQQYLVRASYLEIYQEEIRDLLSKDQSKRLELKERPDTGVYVKDLSSFVTKSVKEIEHVMNVGNQNRSVGATNMNEHSSRSHAIFVITVECSEVGLDGENHIRVGKLNLVDLAGSERQAKTGAQGERLKEATKINLSLSALGNVISALVDGKSTHIPYRDSKLTRLLQDSLGGNAKTVMVANIGPASYNVEETLTTLRYANRAKNIKNKPRVNEDPKDALLREFQEEIARLKAQLEKRSVGKRKRRERRRDGGEEEEEDGEEGDEGDDKDDYWREQQEKLEIEKKAIVEDHSLVAEEKMRLLKEKEKKMEDLKREKEAAEMLGAKIKAMESKLLVGGKNIVDHTNEQQKILEQKRQEIAEQKRREREIQQQMESQDEETLELKETYSSLQQEVDIKTKKLKKLFSKLQAVKAEIHDLQEEHIKERQELEQTQNELTRELKLKHLIIENFIPLEEKNKIMNRSFFDEEEDQWKLHPITRLDNQQMMKRPVSAVGYKRPLSQHARMSMMIRPEARYRAENIVLLELDMPSRTTRDYEGPAIAPKVQAALEAALQDEDEIQVDASTFESMSNKKSKSRPKTGRKSGGSSSSGTSGSQLYPQSRGLVPK